The Kribbella amoyensis genomic sequence TCAGACCGTCGCGGGCAGTGAGAGGCGGGCGAGCGCGTCCACCAGCGGCGCCAGCTCGGGGAGTTCGGCGGCCCTTTCCAGGGCGGACGTCAGGACCGCGTCGTGGGTCGGCTGGGCCTCGTCGAGCAGGTCGCGACCGGCCTTGGTGACCTCTGTGTAGATGCCGCGCCGGTCGTCCGGGCACAGGTACCGTTCGAGCAGTTTGCGGTCCTCCAGCCGGTTCACCAGCCGGGTGGTCGCGGACTGGCTGAGCACCACCGCGTTGGAGAGCTGGTTCATCCGCAGGTGGTAGTCGTCCTGGCGGGCCAGCACGTCGAGCACGCTGTACTCACTGACCGACAGGCCGTGATTCTTCTGCAGCGACCGCTCCAGCTCGTCCTCGATCCGGGCATGCAGAGCGGCCAGGGTGCGCCAGCCCTGGGCGCGGGCCTCGGCGGCGTCGTCCGGTAGTCCCACAGCTCCTCCTGCGTAGTCCGCGCCTGCAACTATCGCGCACGCGGGTAATCACCAGGGTACCTTCAGGGACCCGAAACGCCATCCCCCACCGAGGCCCGGCCGGATTCACCTGGTCCGATAGGTCTCGGCCACGGCGTGGAATGACTTCTTCGGCTCCCAACGGTACGGCGAGGCCGGGTCCCAGCTGTCCTTCCGGATCACCTTGCACAGCCCGTACCCCGCGATGTCCTCGTCGTGCTTGGGATCGCGGAGGCGGTGCGGGGCGTCGGGCGAGATGAACGTGTACGGCGACGCACCCAGGAAGCCCTCCTCCCGGAACACCGTGAGCATGGTCCGCAGGTGGTCCGCCTGAGCCTGCTCGTCGCGGACGAAGCCGTCCTTGATCTCCGGCGGATCGACGGTGTAGTCGACGATGTCCCAGCCCATCCCGCCCGCCTCGGGCGCCCCGGTGAACGTGCAGCAGCCGAACTCCAGGATCAGGATCGGCTTGCCCCAGCGCCGGAACCGGGCCAGTTCGGCGGTGTGCCCGGCGCGGTCCTCGTGGTACGAGTAGTAGTCCAGCCCGACCAGGTCGAACAGGGACCAGTCGATCTGCTCGAGGTCCGACGCGGCACCGTACGTGATCCGGCCATGGAAGTTGCTCCGAGCAACGGCCACCGCGCGCGCCGTGAACGCGCGTAGCTTGCGTTGCAGCTCGGCCATGTCGGGGTTGCCGGTGGTGAGGTACTCGACCCGTTCGAAGAAGTTCGCGCCCGGCACGATCCCCGGGGTGAACAGCATGAACTCGCACCCGATCACCAGGATCACCTCGGGCCCGTACCGGCAGCGCAGCCGCTCGGCCTCGCGGGCGGTCCGGGCGAGCTTGGCCAGCGCGTCCTCCTGCGGCTCGTCGAAGGACCGCGGCTGGATCGACACCTTCAGGCCGAGCCGGAGCGCGTCGGTCGCGGTGTCGGTGAGCCGTTCGACGTCGCTGCCGTAGATGCTCACCCAGTTCGCGTGCAGGCGGTCGCGGATCGCGCGCAGCTCGCCGCGGACCAGGTCGCGCTCCCACAGCACCCGGCTCTCGTCACCGATGAAGCCGGTCCCGGTGTCGTAGGCGACGCCCTGGAACTCCAGTCTCCGCCGAGGCGCCGAGCTCGGTCCGTTCGTCGTGGTCGCGCTCGCCGGGAGGGCGGTGCCGGCGGCGGCCAGCACTCCCAGGACGGCGGCTCGGTGCATGAACTGGGCTCGGTTCAGCTGTCTGGTCATGGCCCCGAGTCTTCGCGGCCGGGGCGCGGAGTACGTCCGTCCGAGGTCGCCGGTCCGCCGACTTTGGTCGCCCGTCGTCCTTGACCCCGTCCTCGTGCACCAACCAGCCACGCCCTGTCCTCTCTGTGCACTCATCAGCCACCGTTCGCCTCGGCAAACGGCCACCCCGTGCACAAAGCCGCGCGGCGGCAGCACCAACGCGCGGGGCGCCAGCGCGGACCCGCCCCGCGCATCGCCCCCCTCCCAGCCAGCCGCACCTCGTGCACCAACCAGCCACGCTCTGTCCTCTCTGTGCACTCATCAGCCACCGTTCGCCTCGGCAAACGGCCACCCCGTGCACAAAGCCGCGCGGCGGCAGCACCAACGCGCGGGGCGGCGGCGCGGACCCGCCCCGCGCATCGCCCCCTCCCAGCCAGCCGCACCTTGGGCACCCACCAGCCACGCCCCGCGTTCCTTGTGCATCAACCAGCCGCCGCCGACCCGGACAAACGGCTGCCCCGCGCACAAGGTGGGGCGGGCGCTCGTGGGCAGGTGACGTGGGGTGTGGGTTCCGGTGAGGTGGTCGAGCGGTGGGGTTGTCGAGCGGTGGCGGTTGTCGAGCGGTGGCGGTTGTCGAGCGGTGGCGGTGGTCGAGCGGTGGCGGTGGGTGAGCGGTGGTGGTGGGTGAGCGGTGGTGGTGGGTGAGCGGGAGACAATGTGCCAGGGAATGACACGGTGTATTGTCCCTGCTCATGACGCGGGTGGCGGACGAGAAGTCGGTACTGGGGTCGGTGTGGTTGCGGGCCGAGACGGCCGAGCCGAGGACGACGCTGAGCCGGGACGACGTGGTCGCGGCCGCGGTGGCGATCCTCGATCGCGAGGGCCTGGAGAAACTTTCGATGCGCCGGATGGCGGCCGAGCTCGGGACCGCGGCGACGTCCGCGCTGTACTGGCGGGTGGCGACCAAGAACGACCTGCTCGAGCTGGCCGTGGACGCGGTCCTCGCGGAGGCGTTGGTCGACGCGGAGGACGGTGACTGGCGCGATCAGCTGACCGAGCTGGCGACCTCGGCGTACGACGCGCTGGCCCGGCATGCGTGGGCGCCGCAGTTGCTCGCGTCGCACGCGGGGCTGGGACCGAACTACCAGGCGTTCACCGAGAAGGTGGTCGGCGTACTGCGGTCCGCCGGCTTCCGTGGGATACACCTGGACGCCGCGGTCACGGCAGTACTGCACTACATCGTCGGGTCGGCCGTGACGGATGCGGCATGGACGTCGATGGTGCGGCGCAGCGGGATGCGTGAGAAGACGTGGGCGGAGGCGGCCGGCGAGCGGCTCGGCGTGGAGGCGTCCGCGCTCGACGGCTATCTTTCCGGCCCGGAAACCCGCTTCGCCGCGGGCCTCCGGGTCATCCTGGTCGGTCTACGCCCTCGCCAGTTGCGCTAGTCCCCCCGCGTACTCAGAGGTCGGCGAAAGCGGAGGCCGGGTTCTCGAAGGCGTCGGCGACGAAGCGGAGGAAGCCGGCCGCGGTCCCGCCGTCGCAGACCCGGTGGTCGAACACTAGCGAGAGCTGGGTGAGCTTGCGGATCGCCAGTTCGCCGT encodes the following:
- a CDS encoding MarR family winged helix-turn-helix transcriptional regulator, with protein sequence MGLPDDAAEARAQGWRTLAALHARIEDELERSLQKNHGLSVSEYSVLDVLARQDDYHLRMNQLSNAVVLSQSATTRLVNRLEDRKLLERYLCPDDRRGIYTEVTKAGRDLLDEAQPTHDAVLTSALERAAELPELAPLVDALARLSLPATV
- a CDS encoding abortive phage infection protein encodes the protein MTRQLNRAQFMHRAAVLGVLAAAGTALPASATTTNGPSSAPRRRLEFQGVAYDTGTGFIGDESRVLWERDLVRGELRAIRDRLHANWVSIYGSDVERLTDTATDALRLGLKVSIQPRSFDEPQEDALAKLARTAREAERLRCRYGPEVILVIGCEFMLFTPGIVPGANFFERVEYLTTGNPDMAELQRKLRAFTARAVAVARSNFHGRITYGAASDLEQIDWSLFDLVGLDYYSYHEDRAGHTAELARFRRWGKPILILEFGCCTFTGAPEAGGMGWDIVDYTVDPPEIKDGFVRDEQAQADHLRTMLTVFREEGFLGASPYTFISPDAPHRLRDPKHDEDIAGYGLCKVIRKDSWDPASPYRWEPKKSFHAVAETYRTR
- a CDS encoding TetR/AcrR family transcriptional regulator, which codes for MTRVADEKSVLGSVWLRAETAEPRTTLSRDDVVAAAVAILDREGLEKLSMRRMAAELGTAATSALYWRVATKNDLLELAVDAVLAEALVDAEDGDWRDQLTELATSAYDALARHAWAPQLLASHAGLGPNYQAFTEKVVGVLRSAGFRGIHLDAAVTAVLHYIVGSAVTDAAWTSMVRRSGMREKTWAEAAGERLGVEASALDGYLSGPETRFAAGLRVILVGLRPRQLR